TCGTCGAGCTATCCGCTTAATCGGGCCTATCACAGCCCTGGCATCGACCGTGGCCTTGCGGGCGAGCAGGGCACCGGCACCTATACCAATTACCAGACTCCGCCGGTTTCGGTGATTGGCGCGTATCGCTGGATACCAGCATTAAGGGCCGCGCTCCTGGCAGAGATCGATGAGCATGAAGCGCAGCAGCACTTTATGCACACGGCTGGCCTGAGCAGCGCGCTGGCCGGTATGGCAGCGCTGGTAGCCGTGCTGATCGGGCTGTTCATGGCGACCCGCATCTCCAGGCCGATCGCTGCGCTGGCGCAGGCCGCGCGTGAGATCACCGCAGGCGGGCGCAGCCAGCAGGTCGCGATTGCCGAGCGCGGCGAGATTGCGGTCCTGGCGCGGGCGTTCAATCGCATGACGGTTCGCCTTCATGAGACTCTCGAAGGATTGGAGTTGCGGGTCGCCGAGCGCACCGCCGACCTCCGACGAGCCAATCTGGAATCCGAGCGCGTGCTGTGTGAGCTGCGGGAATCGCTCCACCAGCGGGAATTGCTGAGCGCAACCGTCCGTGATCTGTCCAGCCCGGTCGTGCCGGTGCTCGATGGGATTCTGGTGATGCCGATGATCGGCGTGATCAGCTCCGATCGGGTCGCGCTGCTGATCGAATCGCTCCTAACAGCGATCGAGCGTCATGGTGCCCGCGCGGTCATTATCGATGTCACG
The nucleotide sequence above comes from Herpetosiphonaceae bacterium. Encoded proteins:
- a CDS encoding HAMP domain-containing protein; translated protein: SSSYPLNRAYHSPGIDRGLAGEQGTGTYTNYQTPPVSVIGAYRWIPALRAALLAEIDEHEAQQHFMHTAGLSSALAGMAALVAVLIGLFMATRISRPIAALAQAAREITAGGRSQQVAIAERGEIAVLARAFNRMTVRLHETLEGLELRVAERTADLRRANLESERVLCELRESLHQRELLSATVRDLSSPVVPVLDGILVMPMIGVISSDRVALLIESLLTAIERHGARAVIIDVTGVPVADTQVAQMLMDATNAARLLGALPILVGIRPELARTIVGLGISLDGLVTHADLQHGIQYAQERIRS